From Pan troglodytes isolate AG18354 chromosome 9, NHGRI_mPanTro3-v2.0_pri, whole genome shotgun sequence, the proteins below share one genomic window:
- the MEN1 gene encoding menin isoform X1: MGLKAAQKTLFPLRSIDDVVRLFAAELGREEPDLVLLSLVLGFVEHFLAVNRVIPTNVPELTFQPSPAPDPPGGLTYFPVADLSIIAALYARFTAQIRGAVDLSLYPREGGVSSRELVKKVSDVIWNSLSRSYFKDRAHIQSLFSFITGWSPVGTKLDSSGVAFAVVGACQALGLRDVHLALSEDHAWVVFGPNGEQTAEVTWHGKGNEDRRGQTVNAGVAERSWLYLKGSYMRCDRKMEVAFMVCAINPSIDLHTDSLELLQLQQKLLWLLYDLGHLERYPMALGNLADLEELEPTPGRPDPLTLYHKGIASAKTYYRDEHIYPYMYLAGYHCRNRNVREALQAWADTATVIQDYNYCREDEEIYKEFFEVANDVIPNLLKEAASLLEAGEERPGEQSQGIQSQGSALQDPECFAHLLRFYDGICKWEEGSPTPVLHVGWATFLVQSLGRFEGQVRQKVRIVSREAEAAEAEEPWGEDAREGRRRGPRRESKPEEPPPPKKPALDKGLGTGQGAVSGPPRKPPGTVAGTARGPEGGSTAQVPAPAASPPPEGPVLTFQSEKMKGMKELLVATKINSSAIKLQLTAQSQVQMKKQKVSTPSDYTLSFLKRQRKGL; this comes from the exons ATGGGGCTGAAGGCCGCCCAGAAGACGCTGTTCCCGCTGCGCTCCATCGACGACGTGGTGCGCCTGTTTGCTGCCGAGCTGGGCCGAGAGGAGCCGGACCTGGTGCTCCTTTCCTTGGTGCTGGGCTTCGTGGAGCATTTTCTGGCTGTCAACCGCGTCATCCCTACCAACGTTCCCGAGCTCACCTTCCAGCCCAGCCCCGCCCCCGACCCGCCTGGCGGCCTCACCTACTTTCCCGTGGCCGACCTGTCTATCATCGCCGCCCTCTATGCCCGCTTCACCGCGCAGATCCGAGGCGCCGTCGACCTGTCCCTCTATCCTCGAGAAGGGGGTGTCTCCAGCCGTGAGCTGGTGAAGAAGGTCTCCGATGTCATATGGAACAGCCTCAGCCGCTCCTACTTCAAGGATCGGGCCCACATCCAGTCCCTCTTCAGCTTCATCACAGGTTGGAGCCCAGTAG GCACCAAATTGGACAGCTCCGGTGTGGCCTTTGCTGTGGTTGGGGCCTGCCAGGCCCTGGGTCTCCGGGATGTCCACCTCGCCCTGTCTGAGGATCATGCCTGGGTAGTGTTTGGGCCCAATGGGGAGCAGACAGCTGAGGTCACCTGGCACGGCAAGGGCAACGAGGACCGCAGGGGCCAGACAGTCAACGCTGGTGTGGCTGAGCGG AGCTGGCTGTACCTGAAAGGATCATACATGCGCTGTGACCGCAAGATGGAGGTGGCGTTCATGGTGTGTGCCATCAACCCTTCCATTGACCTGCACACCGACTCGCTGGAGCTTCTGCAGCTGCAGCAG AAGCTGCTCTGGCTGCTCTATGACCTGGGACATCTGGAAAG GTACCCCATGGCCTTAGGGAACCTGGCAGATCTGGAGGAGCTGGAGCCCACCCCTGGCCGGCCAGACCCACTCACCCTCTACCACAAG GGCATTGCCTCAGCCAAGACCTACTATCGGGATGAACACATCTACCCCTACATGTACCTGGCTGGCTACCACTGTCGCAACCGCAATGTGCGGGAAGCCCTGCAGGCCTGGGCGGACACGGCCACTGTCATCCAGGA CTACAACTACTGCCGGGAAGACGAGGAGATCTACAAGGAGTTCTTTGAAGTAGCCAATGATGTCATCCCCAACCTGCTGAAGGAGGCAGCCAGCTTGCTGGAGGCGGGCGAGGAGCGGCCGGGGGAGCAAAGCCAG GGCATCCAGAGCCAAGGTTCCGCCCTCCAGGACCCTGAGTGCTTCGCCCACCTGCTGCGATTCTACGACGGCATCTGCAAATGGGAGGAGGGCAGTCCCACGCCTGTGCTGCACGTGGGCTGGGCCACCTTTCTTGTGCAGTCCCTAGGCCGTTTTGAGGGACAG GTGCGGCAGAAGGTGCGCATAGTGAGCcgagaggccgaggcggccgaGGCCGAGGAGCCGTGGGGCGAGGACGCCCGGGAAGGCCGGCGGCGGGGCCCACGGCGGGAGTCCAAGCCAGAGGAGCCCCCGCCGCCCAAGAAGCCAGCACTGGACAAGGGCCTGGGCACCGGCCAGGGTGCAGTGTCAGGACCCCCCCGGAAGCCTCCTGGGACGGTCGCTGGCACAGCCCGAGGCCCTGAAGGTGGCAGCACGGCTCAGGTGCCAGCGCCCGCAGCATCACCACCACCGGAGGGTCCAGTGCTCACTTTCCAGAGTGAGAAGATGAAGGGCATGAAGGAGCTGCTGGTGGCCACCAAGATCAACTCGAGCGCCATCAAGCTGCAACTCACGGCACAGTCGCAAGTGCAGATGAAGAAGCAGAAAGTGTCCACCCCTAGTGACTACACTCTGTCTTTCCTCAAGCGGCAGCGCAAAGGCCTCTGA
- the MEN1 gene encoding menin isoform X2, with protein sequence MGLKAAQKTLFPLRSIDDVVRLFAAELGREEPDLVLLSLVLGFVEHFLAVNRVIPTNVPELTFQPSPAPDPPGGLTYFPVADLSIIAALYARFTAQIRGAVDLSLYPREGGVSSRELVKKVSDVIWNSLSRSYFKDRAHIQSLFSFITGTKLDSSGVAFAVVGACQALGLRDVHLALSEDHAWVVFGPNGEQTAEVTWHGKGNEDRRGQTVNAGVAERSWLYLKGSYMRCDRKMEVAFMVCAINPSIDLHTDSLELLQLQQKLLWLLYDLGHLERYPMALGNLADLEELEPTPGRPDPLTLYHKGIASAKTYYRDEHIYPYMYLAGYHCRNRNVREALQAWADTATVIQDYNYCREDEEIYKEFFEVANDVIPNLLKEAASLLEAGEERPGEQSQGIQSQGSALQDPECFAHLLRFYDGICKWEEGSPTPVLHVGWATFLVQSLGRFEGQVRQKVRIVSREAEAAEAEEPWGEDAREGRRRGPRRESKPEEPPPPKKPALDKGLGTGQGAVSGPPRKPPGTVAGTARGPEGGSTAQVPAPAASPPPEGPVLTFQSEKMKGMKELLVATKINSSAIKLQLTAQSQVQMKKQKVSTPSDYTLSFLKRQRKGL encoded by the exons ATGGGGCTGAAGGCCGCCCAGAAGACGCTGTTCCCGCTGCGCTCCATCGACGACGTGGTGCGCCTGTTTGCTGCCGAGCTGGGCCGAGAGGAGCCGGACCTGGTGCTCCTTTCCTTGGTGCTGGGCTTCGTGGAGCATTTTCTGGCTGTCAACCGCGTCATCCCTACCAACGTTCCCGAGCTCACCTTCCAGCCCAGCCCCGCCCCCGACCCGCCTGGCGGCCTCACCTACTTTCCCGTGGCCGACCTGTCTATCATCGCCGCCCTCTATGCCCGCTTCACCGCGCAGATCCGAGGCGCCGTCGACCTGTCCCTCTATCCTCGAGAAGGGGGTGTCTCCAGCCGTGAGCTGGTGAAGAAGGTCTCCGATGTCATATGGAACAGCCTCAGCCGCTCCTACTTCAAGGATCGGGCCCACATCCAGTCCCTCTTCAGCTTCATCACAG GCACCAAATTGGACAGCTCCGGTGTGGCCTTTGCTGTGGTTGGGGCCTGCCAGGCCCTGGGTCTCCGGGATGTCCACCTCGCCCTGTCTGAGGATCATGCCTGGGTAGTGTTTGGGCCCAATGGGGAGCAGACAGCTGAGGTCACCTGGCACGGCAAGGGCAACGAGGACCGCAGGGGCCAGACAGTCAACGCTGGTGTGGCTGAGCGG AGCTGGCTGTACCTGAAAGGATCATACATGCGCTGTGACCGCAAGATGGAGGTGGCGTTCATGGTGTGTGCCATCAACCCTTCCATTGACCTGCACACCGACTCGCTGGAGCTTCTGCAGCTGCAGCAG AAGCTGCTCTGGCTGCTCTATGACCTGGGACATCTGGAAAG GTACCCCATGGCCTTAGGGAACCTGGCAGATCTGGAGGAGCTGGAGCCCACCCCTGGCCGGCCAGACCCACTCACCCTCTACCACAAG GGCATTGCCTCAGCCAAGACCTACTATCGGGATGAACACATCTACCCCTACATGTACCTGGCTGGCTACCACTGTCGCAACCGCAATGTGCGGGAAGCCCTGCAGGCCTGGGCGGACACGGCCACTGTCATCCAGGA CTACAACTACTGCCGGGAAGACGAGGAGATCTACAAGGAGTTCTTTGAAGTAGCCAATGATGTCATCCCCAACCTGCTGAAGGAGGCAGCCAGCTTGCTGGAGGCGGGCGAGGAGCGGCCGGGGGAGCAAAGCCAG GGCATCCAGAGCCAAGGTTCCGCCCTCCAGGACCCTGAGTGCTTCGCCCACCTGCTGCGATTCTACGACGGCATCTGCAAATGGGAGGAGGGCAGTCCCACGCCTGTGCTGCACGTGGGCTGGGCCACCTTTCTTGTGCAGTCCCTAGGCCGTTTTGAGGGACAG GTGCGGCAGAAGGTGCGCATAGTGAGCcgagaggccgaggcggccgaGGCCGAGGAGCCGTGGGGCGAGGACGCCCGGGAAGGCCGGCGGCGGGGCCCACGGCGGGAGTCCAAGCCAGAGGAGCCCCCGCCGCCCAAGAAGCCAGCACTGGACAAGGGCCTGGGCACCGGCCAGGGTGCAGTGTCAGGACCCCCCCGGAAGCCTCCTGGGACGGTCGCTGGCACAGCCCGAGGCCCTGAAGGTGGCAGCACGGCTCAGGTGCCAGCGCCCGCAGCATCACCACCACCGGAGGGTCCAGTGCTCACTTTCCAGAGTGAGAAGATGAAGGGCATGAAGGAGCTGCTGGTGGCCACCAAGATCAACTCGAGCGCCATCAAGCTGCAACTCACGGCACAGTCGCAAGTGCAGATGAAGAAGCAGAAAGTGTCCACCCCTAGTGACTACACTCTGTCTTTCCTCAAGCGGCAGCGCAAAGGCCTCTGA